A genomic window from Silene latifolia isolate original U9 population chromosome 11, ASM4854445v1, whole genome shotgun sequence includes:
- the LOC141614696 gene encoding protein FAR1-RELATED SEQUENCE 5-like: MEGAIKTVFPETKHRLCLWHILQNADKNLNKHPQFPQIDRDLRTLVHESITEEEVKDMWEDLLAKYNLQGNKWLRDKWAMKEQWMPVFWKDTFCAGMSSTQRSEQTNRFIKGYVSIETGLMQFMKQYEDSIEKKVEDEKINNARDIKKPLKWDPMILFEEIFSKVYTNSKFEEVKTEVYGCISTNVIMLPNSLGFIKRFTATYKVTEAYWKKDRRSFGVIIDTMAGEYKCGCKMFEFRGILCRHIMKCLDVLDVQGIPNKYILDRWRKDLVRGYENIRVGYYNPDESERVKRSLEITVKNNYVKRLAMQCQGSNAIYNTRIDEMIKELEAHAGIQTVDSFAAGGVLIKCGVGGDYDLEMLQYQHL, encoded by the coding sequence ATGGAGGGCGCAATCAAAACAGTGTTCCCGGAGACTAAGCATAGACTGTGCCTTTGGCATATTCTTCAAAACGCTGataaaaatttaaacaaacaccCACAATTTCCTCAGATTGACAGAGATTTGCGTACTCTAGTGCACGAAAGTATCACGGAGGAGGAAGTGAAAGATATGTGGGAGGATTTATTGGCTAAATACAACTTACAAGGCAACAAATGGTTAAGGGATAAATGGGCTATGAAAGAGCAATGGATGCCTGTTTTCTGGAAAGACACTTTCTGTGCGGGTATGTCTTCTACTCAGAGGAGCGAACAAACAAATAGATTTATTAAGGGATACGTCAGCATTGAAACTGGGCTGATGCAGTTCATGAAGCAGTACGAGGATTCCATAGAGAAAAAGGTGGAGGACGAGAAAATCAATAACGCGAGAGACATTAAGAAACCACTTAAATGGGATCCTATGATACTATTCGAGGAGATCTTCAGTAAGGTCTACACAAACAGTAAGTTCGAAGAGGTGAAGACAGAGGTATACGGTTGTATAAGCACCAACGTCATAATGCTTCCAAACAGTTTGGGTTTCATCAAGAGGTTTACGGCCACTTATAAGGTGACGGAAGCATATTGGAAGAAAGACCGAAGAAGTTTCGGTGTGATCATCGACACAATGGCTGGTGAGTACAAATGTGGTTGTAAGATGTTTGAATTTAGGGGGATCCTATGTCGCCATATCATGAAGTGCCTTGACGTATTGGACGTACAAGGTATCCCGAACAAATACATCTTGGACCGCTGGCGCAAGGATTTGGTTAGAGGGTACGAAAACATCCGGGTTGGTTATTACAACCCAGACGAGTCAGAACGTGTTAAACGATCTCTTGAAATAACGGTGAAAAACAATTACGTTAAGAGGTTGGCTATGCAATGTCAAGGGTCTAACGCCATCTACAATACCAGAATCGACGAAATGATAAAAGAGTTGGAGGCTCACGCTGGGATACAGACTGTTGATTCATTTGCAGCTGGGGGGGTTCTAATAAAATGTGGGGTCGGAGGAGACTACGACCTAGAAATGCTACAGTACCAGCACCTCTAG